Below is a genomic region from Leptolyngbyaceae cyanobacterium.
ACCCTTGATAGACGGCGCGGCGAGCCGATAGGGATACGTTGGGAACATGACCGGAAAGGATAAGGCGGTCTCCCCCCTGAATCTTTACCTGGAGGTCTTCTACCTGTTCTACCTGCGATCGCAGCCACATTCGTACAGATGGGGAAAGCACGGAGCTAATAATACGACTTTGTTTCAGTGGTATGGTTTCCGGACTTTCCGAGTACGAGTAATCATTCAAGGGGGCATGAGACATAAATATAAGTTAAGAGTTTTCCTCGATTCGGGTAATATTTGTACATAGTTTACCTATATCCTTAACGAAATTAGGTTAACACCTGAAAAACTAAGAACAAAAATTTTAGCAGTCCCACCATGCAAGAAAGGCTGCAAAAAATACTCTCTCAATGGGGTATAGCCTCCCGTCGTCAAGCCGAACAAATGATTCTCACTGGGCGCGTAAGTGTCAATGGCACGCCAGTCCAGTTGGGACAAAAAGCCGATCCGGAATGCGATCGCATAGAAGTCGATGGCAAACTCATCAAAGTTGCCAATCGTCCTCAGCACGTTTACCTACTACTCCACAAACCCCGTGGAGTAGTTTCTACGTGCAGCGATCCCCAAGGACGCGATACAGTTCTAGACCTACTTTCAAAAGAACTGCGACGAGAATCGGGAATTCATCCGGTGGGACGCTTAGACGCCGATTCTACAGGGGCATTACTATTGACGAACGATGGCAACTTAACTTTTCGCCTGCTTCATCCGAAGCATAAAGTTGCTAAAACATATGAAGTCTGGGTGCACGGTCAACCTCCCGAAAGCGTCCTCCAAACTTGGCGTCAGGGAGTCGTTTTAGATGGTCAAAAAACTTTACCCGCACGAGTCAAAATCCTCAAAACAAGGCCAACAGGCGATCGAACTCTTCTAGAAATAGTTCTCAAAGAAGGGAGAAATCGGCAAATTCGGCGGGTAGGCGAATTGCTGGGATATCCAGTGATTCACATCCATCGGGTCGCGATCGGCCCAATTCAACTACAAACCGGAAAGGAGCTTTTATTGCCTGGAAAATACCGTCATCTCACCGAAGATGAAATCGATTTTTTACAAAAGGCGAACCCCAACTTAACCGATCGCTCTATCCAATAACAGATAATTTGCCTAAAATCCTCTAAATTGCAACTGTGGCAAATTAGCCTGTCGATCGATAGATCATCTGGTAAAACCTCACTATCAAGGAGCAATGCTAAAAACCAGTCACGCTTACAAACTCTGTTAACTGCCTACCAAACCAGCTTGTACCATAGATTAGCCAGCGGATGTCAAGGAACGCAACGTATGAAGAGGAATAAAAACAAGAATAAAAAGGAGAACTTACTTCCTTATCTTGAAAAACAAAGAGCCGAGAAACTAACAGAGATGGGAGGTTACCTGCGCTATCTGCGCCAGGAACAATCCTTATCTCTAGACGAAGTAGCAGCTAAAACAAAAGTACAAGCGCGTCTACTCAACGCCATTGAAGAAGCTAACCTCGAACAATTGCCAGAACCCATTTATATTAAGGGTTTTATTAAAAAATATGCAGATGTACTAGGCTTGAACGGCGCGGAGTTTGCCAGCAGTTTCCCTACCGGACAGAGTTTTCAGCTACTCAGACCTACCTGGTATACTTTCCGCGCCCCTCAGCTGAGACCGATACACCTCTACTTTGTTTACGTATTATTGATTATCTTCGCCGTGAGCGGGCTGTCTCACATGGTGAACAGTTCCGGTATTCAGATGGGTACTGCGAATAACGCCCCAAAACCAACTACCACACCAGAACCATCTAAAGTAGCTAAAACTAACCCTCCCCCTAACTCTAACTCCAATAGCTTGGCTCTGGTCACTTCAGCCGTAGCCACTAATATGCCTTCAACAAACCAACCCGTCCGAGTAGGGGTTACCTTAAAAGCCGAATCTTGGATTCGCGTGATGGTAGATGGCAAAAAAGAATTTGAAGGGGTTTTGCCTGAAGGTACCCAGCGTACTTGGATAGCCCAGCAAGAACTAGTAGTGAAAGCTGGTAATGCCGGTGGAGTAGTAGTCGCTGTCAATGAAGGCGAAGCCAAGCAATTGGGAGCTCCAGGTCAGGTGGAAGAAGTCACCTTTAAAGTTAATCCGAAGTCCTAAGGCAAATTTCAGATTTTTGATGCAAAAATTCGCTCTCAAATCTGAAATTTGTGCTTAGCAATTCTTTTTTAGGAAGTAACAGGGGCACGGCCATAGATTTCGGTTAAAATCCTCAGGCATTCCCGAAAACTTTGCCAAATAGGTTCTTGAGACCCGGAAAAGATAGCCCCTTTAACTTGGCCATCCAATGCTTCCCATCGATAGCGCCACTCCCAGTTACCCTCTCCCACACCCGGTTTGTTCATCCGCGCTTCGCTACCTAAACCGAAAACATCTTGGAGAGGAATAATTGCTTGGTTGGCTACAGAACCATAAACTACTCGAATTAAATCCCAATGGATTTCTCCGCTAGTACAACCCAAATAGTTAAGGATGTGATTCTTTTCATCATCTGATAACTTATCGAACCATCCCACGGTCGTATCGTTGTCATGGGTACCCGTGTAAGCTACGCAGTTGCGGGGATAATTAAAAGGTAAATAGGGATTGCCCGGGTCAGAACCATAGGCAAACTGCAAAATCTTCATACCGGGAAATTCAAATCGATCGCGCAGTTCCTCTACCTCTGGGGTAATTAAGCCTAAATCT
It encodes:
- a CDS encoding RodZ domain-containing protein, giving the protein MKRNKNKNKKENLLPYLEKQRAEKLTEMGGYLRYLRQEQSLSLDEVAAKTKVQARLLNAIEEANLEQLPEPIYIKGFIKKYADVLGLNGAEFASSFPTGQSFQLLRPTWYTFRAPQLRPIHLYFVYVLLIIFAVSGLSHMVNSSGIQMGTANNAPKPTTTPEPSKVAKTNPPPNSNSNSLALVTSAVATNMPSTNQPVRVGVTLKAESWIRVMVDGKKEFEGVLPEGTQRTWIAQQELVVKAGNAGGVVVAVNEGEAKQLGAPGQVEEVTFKVNPKS
- a CDS encoding pseudouridine synthase, which codes for MQERLQKILSQWGIASRRQAEQMILTGRVSVNGTPVQLGQKADPECDRIEVDGKLIKVANRPQHVYLLLHKPRGVVSTCSDPQGRDTVLDLLSKELRRESGIHPVGRLDADSTGALLLTNDGNLTFRLLHPKHKVAKTYEVWVHGQPPESVLQTWRQGVVLDGQKTLPARVKILKTRPTGDRTLLEIVLKEGRNRQIRRVGELLGYPVIHIHRVAIGPIQLQTGKELLLPGKYRHLTEDEIDFLQKANPNLTDRSIQ